In one window of Bos mutus isolate GX-2022 chromosome 13, NWIPB_WYAK_1.1, whole genome shotgun sequence DNA:
- the SPAG4 gene encoding sperm-associated antigen 4 protein isoform X1 gives MRRSPRPGSAASQHKHTPNFYSDNSNSSVSVTSGDSCGHRSAGPGPGEPEGRRARGSSCGEPALSAGVPGGTTWAGSSRQKPAPRSHNGQTACGAATVRGGASVSEEQLDLLPTLDLRQEMPSPQVSKSFLSLLFQVLSVLLSLVGDVLVSVYREVCSIRFLLTAVSLLSLFLAALWWGLLYLAPPLENEPKEMLTLSEYHERVRSQGQQLQQLQAELVKLHKEMSSVRAANSERVAQLVFQRLSEDFVRKPDYALSSVGASIDLEKTSQDYEDANTAYFWNRFSFWNYARPPTVILEPDVFPGNCWAFEGDQGQVVIRLPGRVQLSDITLQHPPPTVAHTRGANSAPRDFAVYGLQVDGETEVFLGKFTFDVEKSEIQTFHLQNDPPAAFPKVKIQILSNWGHPRFTCLYRVRAHGIRTSEGAGDSATGGAH, from the exons ATGCGGCGAAGCCCCCGCCCGGGTTCAGCCGCGTCCCAGCACAAGCACACGCCCAACTTCTACAGCGACAACAGCAACAGCTCTGTGAGCGTCACCTCGGGGGACAGCTGCGGGCACCGGTCAGCTGGGCCGGGGCCCGGGGAGCCCGAGGGCAGACGAGCCCGGGGCTCGAGCTGCGGTGAGCCCGCCTTGAGCGCTGGAGTGCCCGGAGGAACCACATGGGCTGGAAGCTCTCGGCAGAAGCCGGCGCCTCGGAGCCACAATGGGCAGACCGCCTGTGGCGCGGCAACCGTGAGGGGCGGGGCCTCGG TCTCTGAGGAGCAGCTCGACCTTCTCCCGACTCTGGATCTGAGGCAGGAGATGCCTTCCCCGCAAGTGTCCAAGAGCTTCCTGA GCCTACTCTTCCAGGTGCTGAGCGTGTTGTTATCCCTGGTAGGAGACGTGCTGGTCAGTGTGTACAG GGAGGTCTGTTCCATCCGCTTCCTGCTCACGGCTGTGTCACTGCTGAGCCTCTTTCTGGCAG CACTCTGGTGGGGACTCCTATACCTCGCCCCTCCTTTGGAAAAT GAACCTAAGGAGATGCTGACTTTAAG CGAATACCACGAGCGCGTGCGCtcccaggggcagcagctgcagcagctccagGCTGAACTGGTTAAACTCCACAAGGAGATGTCCAGCGTTCGCGCCGCCAACAGCGAG AGAGTGGCCCAACTCGTATTCCAGAGGCTGAGTGAGGACTTTGTGCGGAAACCCGACTATGCGCTGAGTTCTGTCG GAGCCTCCATCGACCTAGAGAAGACATCCCAGGACTATGAGGATGCGAACACTGCCTACTTCTGGAATCGCTTCAGCTTCTGGAACTACGCGCGACCGCCCACGGTTATCCTGGAG CCAGACGTGTTCCCTGGAAATTGCTGGGCTTTTGAAGGCGACCAGGGCCAGGTGGTGATCCGGTTGCCGGGTCGTGTGCAGCTGAGCGACATCACTCTGCAGCATCCACCGCCCACTGTGGCACACACCCGGGGAGCTAACAGCGCCCCCCGTGACTTTGCAGTCTAT GGCCTCCAAGTTGACGGCGAGACTGAGGTCTTCTTGGGGAAATTTACCTTTGACGTGGAGAAATCTGAGATTCAGACTTTCCACCTACAG AATGACCCCCCAGCTGCCTTTCCCAAGGTGAAGATCCAGATTCTAAGCAACTGGGGCCACCCTCGTTTCACATGCTTGTATCGAGTCCGAGCCCATGGTATTCGAACCTCAGAGGGGGCAGGGGACAGTGCCACAGGGGGAGCCCATTAA
- the SPAG4 gene encoding sperm-associated antigen 4 protein isoform X2, which produces MGWKLSAEAGASEPQWADRLWRGNQPAGSPAVSEEQLDLLPTLDLRQEMPSPQVSKSFLSLLFQVLSVLLSLVGDVLVSVYREVCSIRFLLTAVSLLSLFLAALWWGLLYLAPPLENEPKEMLTLSEYHERVRSQGQQLQQLQAELVKLHKEMSSVRAANSERVAQLVFQRLSEDFVRKPDYALSSVGASIDLEKTSQDYEDANTAYFWNRFSFWNYARPPTVILEPDVFPGNCWAFEGDQGQVVIRLPGRVQLSDITLQHPPPTVAHTRGANSAPRDFAVYGLQVDGETEVFLGKFTFDVEKSEIQTFHLQNDPPAAFPKVKIQILSNWGHPRFTCLYRVRAHGIRTSEGAGDSATGGAH; this is translated from the exons ATGGGCTGGAAGCTCTCGGCAGAAGCCGGCGCCTCGGAGCCACAATGGGCAGACCGCCTGTGGCGCGGCAACC AACCGGCTGGCTCTCCCGCAGTCTCTGAGGAGCAGCTCGACCTTCTCCCGACTCTGGATCTGAGGCAGGAGATGCCTTCCCCGCAAGTGTCCAAGAGCTTCCTGA GCCTACTCTTCCAGGTGCTGAGCGTGTTGTTATCCCTGGTAGGAGACGTGCTGGTCAGTGTGTACAG GGAGGTCTGTTCCATCCGCTTCCTGCTCACGGCTGTGTCACTGCTGAGCCTCTTTCTGGCAG CACTCTGGTGGGGACTCCTATACCTCGCCCCTCCTTTGGAAAAT GAACCTAAGGAGATGCTGACTTTAAG CGAATACCACGAGCGCGTGCGCtcccaggggcagcagctgcagcagctccagGCTGAACTGGTTAAACTCCACAAGGAGATGTCCAGCGTTCGCGCCGCCAACAGCGAG AGAGTGGCCCAACTCGTATTCCAGAGGCTGAGTGAGGACTTTGTGCGGAAACCCGACTATGCGCTGAGTTCTGTCG GAGCCTCCATCGACCTAGAGAAGACATCCCAGGACTATGAGGATGCGAACACTGCCTACTTCTGGAATCGCTTCAGCTTCTGGAACTACGCGCGACCGCCCACGGTTATCCTGGAG CCAGACGTGTTCCCTGGAAATTGCTGGGCTTTTGAAGGCGACCAGGGCCAGGTGGTGATCCGGTTGCCGGGTCGTGTGCAGCTGAGCGACATCACTCTGCAGCATCCACCGCCCACTGTGGCACACACCCGGGGAGCTAACAGCGCCCCCCGTGACTTTGCAGTCTAT GGCCTCCAAGTTGACGGCGAGACTGAGGTCTTCTTGGGGAAATTTACCTTTGACGTGGAGAAATCTGAGATTCAGACTTTCCACCTACAG AATGACCCCCCAGCTGCCTTTCCCAAGGTGAAGATCCAGATTCTAAGCAACTGGGGCCACCCTCGTTTCACATGCTTGTATCGAGTCCGAGCCCATGGTATTCGAACCTCAGAGGGGGCAGGGGACAGTGCCACAGGGGGAGCCCATTAA